One Fusobacterium ulcerans DNA segment encodes these proteins:
- a CDS encoding ABC transporter substrate-binding protein — protein MKFIIILLFSLLFPACNGTKTETNESKKETPKVEKTLKVAFGYKPRSFDPHRHTDSSTLAVTKQIYSNLFSLDENGDLVPELVEKYETLPDNSIILTLKKGVFFQDGSEMKAKDAAASLKRNLDIPISKVLVESIKDLEVLDDYRLKIIQSNAPTILLHNFAHSSIAIVKEVPANEERINIVGTGAYKIKKWGIGEKVELEAFDKFFQGEPKIKNLVFMTIPENSNRLIALETGEIDIAYDISSTDVKGLLKDENLKLVSKSSLGTDFISINTKKITDKRVRQAIELGVNKEDISTAVFEGMTELAPSLLAPSVFGYDKNVKLKPYDPEKARELLKEAGYENGLKLELWIYEEPTRMQMAQVIQSNLKEIGIDVSIQVLELSSFLQFTANGQHDMLIGLWYVSTGDADYGYYPLLHSTSAGAVGNRSFFANEEFDHLLDEARTTSSVEKREENYAKAQDILSEEVPLFPLDYKVYIIGMNKKVDGFIFNANGNHILYKTDIIEESK, from the coding sequence ATGAAGTTTATTATTATCCTATTATTTTCTTTGCTGTTTCCAGCATGTAATGGAACTAAAACAGAAACTAATGAGAGCAAGAAAGAAACACCGAAGGTGGAAAAAACATTGAAAGTAGCTTTTGGATATAAGCCTCGTTCTTTTGACCCCCACAGACATACAGACAGTTCTACTTTGGCTGTTACAAAGCAGATATACAGCAATCTTTTTTCTCTTGATGAAAATGGTGATCTGGTTCCTGAGCTTGTGGAAAAGTATGAAACACTCCCTGATAATTCTATTATTTTAACTTTGAAAAAAGGTGTCTTTTTCCAAGATGGAAGTGAAATGAAAGCCAAAGATGCAGCAGCCAGCTTGAAAAGAAATTTGGACATACCTATATCAAAAGTATTAGTGGAATCAATAAAAGATTTAGAAGTATTAGATGATTATAGACTTAAAATAATTCAAAGCAATGCACCTACAATTCTTCTTCATAACTTTGCTCATTCTTCAATAGCTATAGTAAAAGAAGTACCAGCTAATGAAGAGAGAATAAACATAGTGGGAACAGGGGCATATAAAATAAAAAAATGGGGAATAGGAGAAAAGGTAGAACTGGAAGCTTTTGATAAGTTTTTCCAAGGGGAGCCTAAAATAAAAAATCTGGTATTTATGACTATCCCAGAAAATTCTAATAGATTGATAGCTCTGGAAACAGGAGAGATAGATATAGCATACGATATATCATCAACTGATGTTAAAGGACTTTTAAAAGATGAGAACCTTAAACTTGTAAGCAAGTCTTCTTTAGGAACAGACTTTATATCAATAAATACTAAAAAGATAACTGACAAGAGAGTAAGACAGGCGATAGAGCTGGGAGTAAATAAAGAGGATATATCTACAGCTGTTTTTGAAGGAATGACAGAGTTAGCTCCATCACTTTTAGCTCCAAGCGTATTTGGCTATGATAAAAATGTAAAATTAAAACCTTATGATCCAGAAAAAGCCAGAGAGCTTTTAAAAGAGGCTGGATATGAAAATGGGCTTAAATTAGAATTATGGATATATGAAGAGCCTACAAGAATGCAGATGGCACAGGTTATTCAATCTAATTTAAAAGAGATAGGAATAGATGTTTCAATACAGGTACTTGAACTTTCTTCATTTCTTCAATTTACTGCAAATGGGCAGCATGATATGCTTATAGGGCTATGGTATGTAAGTACAGGAGATGCTGATTATGGATATTATCCTCTTCTACATTCTACTTCTGCTGGAGCTGTTGGAAACAGAAGCTTCTTTGCAAATGAAGAATTTGATCATCTTTTAGATGAAGCAAGAACTACTTCTTCAGTAGAAAAAAGAGAAGAGAATTATGCAAAGGCACAGGACATCCTGTCAGAAGAGGTACCTCTTTTCCCGCTGGATTATAAAGTATATATTATTGGAATGAATAAAAAAGTAGATGGGTTTATATTTAATGCCAACGGGAATCATATTCTCTATAAAACAGATATCATAGAAGAATCAAAATAA
- a CDS encoding acetyl-CoA C-acetyltransferase, giving the protein MAKKIVLAGACRTAIGSMGGALSGVAAADLGALVIKEALNRAGVPAEKVDHVYMGCVIQAGLGQNVARQSSLKAGLPIETPAVTINVVCGSGLNAVNMAAAMIQAGEADIVVAGGTENMSAAPYLLNKARFGYRLGNSEIVDSMVNDALWDAFNNYHMGVTAENICDQWGLTREQLDEFAAASQQKAVKAQEAGRFDAEIVPVVIKGKKGDVVVTKDEGPRAGTTAEGISKLRPAFKKDGMVTAANASSINDGAAAIVVMSEEKAKELGVTPMATWVAGALGGVDPKIMGIGPVASTKKVLAKTGMTINDFDLIEANEAFAAQSLAVGHDLGFDTAKLNVNGGAIALGHPVGASGCRILVTLLHEMAKRDAKTGLATLCIGGGMGCSTIVKRD; this is encoded by the coding sequence ATGGCAAAAAAAATAGTTTTAGCAGGAGCATGTCGTACAGCAATTGGATCTATGGGTGGAGCATTAAGCGGAGTTGCAGCAGCAGATTTAGGTGCACTAGTAATAAAAGAAGCTTTAAACAGAGCAGGAGTTCCTGCTGAAAAAGTAGATCATGTATATATGGGATGTGTAATTCAAGCAGGTTTGGGTCAAAATGTGGCTCGTCAATCTTCTCTAAAGGCAGGGTTACCAATAGAAACTCCTGCGGTAACAATCAATGTAGTTTGTGGTTCAGGATTAAATGCAGTAAATATGGCAGCAGCAATGATTCAAGCTGGAGAAGCTGATATCGTTGTAGCTGGAGGAACTGAAAATATGTCAGCTGCTCCTTATTTATTAAATAAAGCTCGTTTTGGATACCGTTTAGGAAATTCAGAAATTGTTGACTCAATGGTAAATGATGCTTTATGGGATGCATTCAATAATTATCATATGGGTGTAACAGCAGAAAATATTTGTGATCAATGGGGATTAACAAGAGAGCAATTAGATGAGTTTGCAGCAGCAAGTCAGCAAAAAGCTGTAAAAGCTCAAGAAGCTGGAAGATTTGATGCAGAAATAGTTCCAGTAGTTATAAAAGGTAAAAAAGGTGACGTTGTAGTTACTAAAGATGAAGGACCAAGAGCTGGTACTACAGCTGAAGGAATTTCTAAATTAAGACCTGCATTCAAAAAAGATGGAATGGTTACAGCAGCTAATGCTTCAAGTATCAATGATGGTGCAGCAGCAATAGTTGTAATGAGTGAAGAAAAAGCTAAAGAACTTGGAGTTACTCCAATGGCTACTTGGGTAGCTGGAGCTCTAGGTGGAGTAGATCCAAAAATCATGGGAATCGGACCAGTAGCTTCTACTAAAAAAGTATTGGCAAAAACTGGAATGACAATAAATGATTTCGATCTAATCGAAGCTAATGAAGCTTTCGCAGCTCAATCACTTGCAGTAGGACATGATCTTGGATTTGATACAGCTAAGTTAAATGTAAACGGAGGAGCTATTGCTCTAGGACATCCAGTAGGAGCTTCAGGATGCCGTATCCTTGTAACACTTCTTCATGAAATGGCTAAACGTGATGCTAAAACTGGTCTAGCTACACTTTGTATCGGTGGTGGAATGGGATGCTCTACTATCGTTAAGAGAGACTAA